Sequence from the Microplitis demolitor isolate Queensland-Clemson2020A chromosome 2, iyMicDemo2.1a, whole genome shotgun sequence genome:
actataaacttAAATGTTCCAAACATCGAATGTTGAAGCTGAaacgttaaattattataatttcatttttttatttaccaaacAGTAATTCCTATTACTTGTAACatgatttatttacatatatacttaaaatttcaatatttaaattaagattattataatatcttcaataaaaccatgaaattattgtttgaaataatattaaattatgacCACATTctaaattattagttatcaattactaatatctataattcattttttcgcgtgtatatattttaaatagaaaaacttcaaaatcaaatatcaagtacttaaaattaaaattagagGCTGAAACTCacagggattttttttttcaatgtttacAACATTTTGAAGtgggagttaaaaaaaaataattccaaacGGACCACCCTAACGAACAACTAATCTGTAAAAGTCATATAGTTaccaaatatcaaaaatttcacattcttcaacgatttatttttcttgataattaacaattactaGTCACATAACTACAACCTTACTGTTACTAAGGTAAAATTTCGATTGCAAAATTGACTTCATATAATTaacgttaattttatttcccgttaattttaaatggaattttcacctaattattattgtataattttcgtaaattataatttgaattatcattaaataggTACCAGATTACCGTAATTCTGTAATAGTTGCAAAAAATCCAGGAAGTGCGAAAAAAGCCACCAGTTATGCCGAAAGACTTCGAGTTGGAATAGCTGTTATTCATGGTGAACAACGAGAATCTGAGTCTGATATGAATGACGGACGTAATTCGCCACCACCAACTGTACTGTTATCGTCAAGAACTATGGAAGTTGGTGTTGGTGTACCATCTCATCCAGCTAAAGAAAAACCACCAATAAATGTTGTTGGTGATGTGAATGGTCGTATTGCCATAATGGTCGTacgtttcatttattttataataccagtaattaaataataacgtaacaatttcaatttttattaattactatttatatcaGGATGATATGGTAGATGATGTTCAATCATTCGTTGCTGCAGCCGAAGTTTTAAAAGAACAAGgagctaataaaatttatgttcttGCTACACATGGACTCCTTAGTTCAGATGCTCCAAGACTCATTGACGAATCACCTATTGATgaggttattattttttattatttttttattaaaaaaacataaggcttttaataataaattttgtttatttacagGTTGTCGTTACTAATACTATTCCACATGAAATTCAAAAGAGCCAAtgctcaaaaattaaaaccgtCGATATAAGTATTCTAGTAGCCGAAGCTATTCGTCGTATTCATAACAAAGAATCAATGTCTTATCTGTTCAAAAATGTCACTACTGAagactaaatattttatttgatataaaatattaagtataaaGTCAAGAAAAGGATCGTCGCCTTAAATAatggagaataaaaaaaaataaataaataactttatttgacataaagtaatgaaagttttataaatctaaaaaaataataatcaatacaaaatggaaatatatattaaaacataCAACAGTTCCGTGTTAGGGACCAGATCAGGGTTATGTATATTcctcaatttttatatgatatttttatatattttttcgataaacaATCACAAACAAGAAGAaagaatgaatttttgaaacgaACTACtattagactttttttttttttttattaatttatattgctaagtatactatttttttttcttttttcgctGTTTTACGATAATTGAAATAtcatatttctttatatttaaggGTATTCTCAGATAGTGCCCcctacttttcaaaaatgttaaatGTCTCAGTTTTCATtaccgtattaaaattttatcaatgaattaaaacaaaattaatactttaattgaaaaaaagacaacgTAGTAACAATTTTGCTGAGATgtagaatttaaaacaaattacttACAGCTGTTATCGATTAggagttaaacaaaatttgtttaataaattttaacttacaaaatttgaaaatttaattataaaattgacatcaacattttactgaaatttattttccaaatttcgtttaactccccattgatatcaattgtaagtaatttttttttaaatctgtaCTTCGGCGAAATTAtacgttgtccttttttccATTTagggtttaattttttttaaacaatcgataaaattttgatacgcttGACAAttgagtcattgaaaattttttaaaagttgaggcactgtctgagaataTCCTGAATCttcgttttttttctatagtttttttttttttctataatatttatttattttttttcgaaaatcatgTAAACTTTCTTTGTAAACTGAAGGtattagatattaataattcaactaGTATTTAAGTGTAGAAATCTATTGATTTCTTCCATTTTTacctttaaataataattgatatcaTTATATCTTTTATGTTATGagtattaaaacaaaaaaaaaaaaaagagaataactattaagaatatatttaaataagaataatcatGGCATATATCACATAATATTTCTAGATGTATATCAATAATGTAGTTGAAGTTATTGTGAAAAGTCCAAATAAATTGTGTgtcaacagaaaaaataaatttttcgactggaataagtcttattttttaaaaaaattttttagtaaacataagagtaatttagaaaaaataaatatatacgtttCTATAGTAATAAATACTGTAACTAAGCAACGAATATCTGTTATTAATGCAacgtaattatatatttatttgaaagattgattttgaaataaatttaaaaaaatgtcacgAATAGAAAACTTGAAATTAAGTGAAATTTGTGTATCTCTACAGTCTGATGATAAGAAAAAACGATTACAAGTTTTAGAGAAACTACGTGACATCGTTAGTGATGATGCTGAGCAATGGAGTGAACgtgaaattttagaaatttggcaaataatgaataagcatatggtaaaaatattaactgaCCCGGCAGAATCTTGTCGTGATTTAgccattgaaataattaaaatatttattaattcattaccaattattgaaaaaaatattatgtacaTTATTCCTATTTTTGTTCGTCGTTTGGGTTCTCAAGAACTTTTAGAACCTTCAGAAGAAGTTCGTCTCAATTGTATTAATCTTCTTCGtttaataataagtttttataaagatCATTTATCTGTTTATATTGATGATTTTGTAACAATTTTATCTAAAACTGTTACTGATAACTATCCAAAAGTTAAGAGAGAAAGTTGTGAGGCTATTTCAGAACTTGCTAAAACTATTCccgttcaattttattctaaaagtgaaattttgataaaaccAATACTTAGTAATTTTACTCATCAACATTATCGAGTAAGAGTGAGTAGTGTTAAAGCTATTGGCGATGTTGTTCAGTATGGGaataataaatctattgaAGAAGTTTCAACACCATTAGCTGAAAGACTTTTTGATCAAAGTGGAGCCGTCAGAACAggtattagaatttttttattcattaacgCTGCTCGGCAATTATACAAGTTTTTACACGTATGTGTAATACAGAACACAAAATTTAATCGACTTAACACTTTTGGAATATCTAAATAGCCTTATTACACTCGTCCTATAACAAAGTGTCAGATACTTCCTTCTGTCAACCAGCCCCTTACAGCCCACATAATCATAAGTCTGTCCCCGATCCATGAAAATTCCTCTTTGTCTAAGACGGTATCTGATGTGCCTAATAAATTTGGCCTGCACTGCTTCAAGCTCGTCAATCCGATATCTGTGAATCGGAAACCAAATGATACACCCATATTTCATAACTGGTCTTACTAGAGTAGCACATAATTTAAACAGGGTTTTGCCCCTAGTAAAATCATTACTAGACCTCAGAATGTTTCCCAGGATCTTGCTTGTCTTGAGTGTAACATTGTTCAGGTGCTTGTTGAAAGCTAGTTTTGTATCAACGTATACTCAAATCTCTGATTCCATCCGCCTGTGAGATCAAGTTGTTACCAATGTAGTATTGGTAATTACTGATCTCTAACCGccgagaaaattttaacatttagaCTCAATCTATTTAGTTCACACCAGTTATTTAACTTGTTGATGTCATTCTGCactttatgaataattaataacattaataattaaattaattaattatttattcatttattttttttagctgttATTGAAGTTGCTGGTTACTggcttttaaatttacgagATAGATATAGTTGGTGGTACAGATTAATTCCACTTCTGGTCACTGGTCTCCATGATGAAATTATGGAAATACGATTAAAAGCTCATGAGCTCTGGGATGCAACTGGATGCctttttttacaagaaaatgattccgatgaaaaaattaaagacaaaatGGATTTCTTGACAGAAAATCTTGATCATTATCCACCCAACAGTTTGTTGATGAAaactattctattttataattaaaaaaaaaagaattgtaTATGAgctgaaataatttacttttttttagttaaaagaCCAAACTTGGGATGCAGATTAATTGTTCAGCGAAATATTGGTAAACTTGTCGGTGGAATAGTGAGAGAACTTGGAGACTGGAAGCCTGATATTCGCGTTAGATCTGCTCAATTGTTAGCAGTACTGACATTAAATGCTGAAGAAGATATTACACAAcacattgaaaaattactcCCAGGAATGTATAGGtaatttatagatttaaattaaattattataatattgttaACACTACCctgtcaaaaaaatccatgtggATTTACATTGGAATCCATAGGAATCCATATAGGAaagtatgaatttatataagaatcatagaaataaatatagaagTGTATAGATTTACATAAGAATCCATGTAAGAAATCATGGATATCTGGCTTCCAATATGGAAAATCCATATAGGAAATTTGGGGCTCTTGGATTCCCATTTAGGAACTTGGATATATGGattattttgtagaaaattcataCAGGAATCTGGGTTTCTATGTCTATCGTCTATTGATACgcatatatgaataaaagaacagattaatattctattggcaaaatactttttaacaaaaaattaatttattgatactcTTTATATCAGTATTTGTAAtaagttattgatttattaattaactcaagAAGTAATAGATCTTTATAGaaattacgaataattttaataaaacactaAATTAGGAACCGTATAAAGGTATTGTACTCCaggaaagtttatttatttatttatttaacatcaaTCGgcaatgtaaaataataatttacatacgATATGAAAGGAGAATAACagatatacaaaaataatgaagacaaAAAGATTGCACGTGGAGGGGTTCGTGGTTAGTCGTTGTATTCCAGTACCAGCTTTTTGACAGACGTTCGAAAGGATGAATAAGGACGACCAAAGAAGTTCACATCCGAGCAGATAGCATTGACCGAATTAGATATTCTGTTGATAGGCCTAAAACGGGCATAGTTTTTGGAGGATTTTGTAGTATTTAGCAGCCGGCTATGTCGTAGGCCCATTTTGGGGCAGATAAATTCAAAACGTTCAAGTATTTCTAGAGAGTCAATGTACCCGTTGATTACGGGTTAATTAATATTCCTAATTTCTAATCCATATAaaattcccatatggattttGAAATGGTGCAGATTCCCATAGGAAATTATCGTAAAAATCCACATGGGAATCCATACTAGATTCCTGTATGGATTTGGCATCGTGCGGATTCCCATAGGAACCCAtgtaaaaatctatatctatatctggATCTATGCTGGATTCTTATGGaaaaccatatgggaatctTTCCGAAAACGCCATGTGAGATCTCACATAGGAATCTAGGCTGGATTTCCatgtggatttttttgataaagtaaatatatttttagagcTTGTAACGATCAAGATTTGAGGGTAGTAGATAATGTAATAATAGCTGCAGAATATATGGGTTACTTTGTTCCACCTGAAACCTATTGTCGATTAGTACTTCCAACTTTAGAAGATAGTAATATTTCTGCTGGTCATTTAGCAGTTTTTGCTGCTTTTCTACGTTGTACTGAACGTCAATCTCTTGTCAATAAACTCGAAGATATTGGaagttttcttaaattatcaCACATTTGTCGCAACAAAAAAGCtgattatcaacaaaaaattttacgatgtTGTCAAGCCATCATGAGTGTTTCTAAAGAAGTAACTTTTTtctaaacaattttaattttaaatatttattgcaaaaattaaaaatgttttatattttaggaCTGTAATGTAATATCgaattatttgtttacaatCATTTTTACCGTTTGGTCAATGTCACAGCaagaagataataaaatttttgcca
This genomic interval carries:
- the LOC103572032 gene encoding phosphoribosyl pyrophosphate synthase-associated protein 2; this translates as MEKSTASDIVIVSGNSHPELAELIANRLGVKNGGCFVYYKTNRETMVEIADSVRGKDIYIIQTGTKDVNNNIMELLIMAYACKTSSAKNIIGVIPYLPYSKQCKMRKRGCIVSKLLAKMMCKSGLTHIITMDLHQKEIQGFFDCPVDNLRASPFLLQYIQESVPDYRNSVIVAKNPGSAKKATSYAERLRVGIAVIHGEQRESESDMNDGRNSPPPTVLLSSRTMEVGVGVPSHPAKEKPPINVVGDVNGRIAIMVDDMVDDVQSFVAAAEVLKEQGANKIYVLATHGLLSSDAPRLIDESPIDEVVVTNTIPHEIQKSQCSKIKTVDISILVAEAIRRIHNKESMSYLFKNVTTED